One genomic window of Bacillus cereus G9842 includes the following:
- a CDS encoding zinc-finger domain-containing protein — protein sequence MMKMCNEKRNSIKKQQQLRSEVTKMTESSCFNCPILIENRKVLGNKKAYKECLESCLTLKKIQDKNKELEQEQVRFRKLFKNDKKGLAI from the coding sequence ATGATGAAAATGTGCAATGAAAAGAGAAATTCCATAAAGAAACAACAACAATTAAGATCAGAAGTAACTAAAATGACAGAGAGTAGTTGCTTTAACTGCCCAATTTTAATAGAAAATAGAAAAGTATTAGGTAATAAAAAAGCTTATAAGGAATGTTTAGAAAGCTGTTTAACTTTAAAAAAGATACAGGATAAAAATAAAGAATTAGAGCAAGAGCAAGTGCGTTTTAGAAAATTATTTAAGAATGATAAAAAAGGATTAGCAATTTAA
- the lepB gene encoding signal peptidase I: MSVNKILSNKRFYILLLCTCLIYIFIKHFVLTVYLTNGESMKPNIQSGDPLIVSRLSHKIIGFERFDLIMLKNPKQNKTFVKRVIGLPGEKIEYKNDTLYVNNKQVQEPFIIDQKNNPAKYKNKIQEPQIDKEKLSSNEREDLNIYLKGLESPFYTLDFTLKELLQIEYIPKGFLFVLGDNRPISDDSRYSDFGLIPIHNVQGKVLFNVSNFIK, translated from the coding sequence ATGAGTGTAAATAAAATTCTATCTAACAAGAGATTCTACATCTTATTACTTTGTACATGCTTAATATACATTTTTATAAAGCATTTCGTTTTAACTGTCTATTTAACAAATGGGGAGAGTATGAAACCTAATATTCAATCTGGGGATCCATTAATTGTTTCGCGGCTTAGCCATAAAATAATTGGATTTGAACGATTTGATTTAATAATGCTTAAAAATCCGAAGCAAAATAAAACATTTGTAAAAAGAGTAATTGGTTTACCCGGTGAAAAAATAGAGTATAAGAATGATACACTGTACGTTAATAATAAACAGGTACAGGAACCTTTTATTATTGACCAAAAAAACAACCCAGCAAAATATAAAAATAAAATACAAGAACCCCAAATTGATAAAGAAAAATTAAGTAGCAATGAAAGAGAAGATCTTAATATTTATTTAAAAGGATTAGAATCTCCCTTCTACACTTTGGATTTCACCTTAAAGGAATTACTTCAAATTGAATACATACCTAAGGGGTTTCTTTTTGTACTTGGAGACAATAGACCTATTAGTGACGATAGCAGGTACAGTGACTTTGGTTTAATTCCGATTCATAATGTACAGGGCAAAGTACTTTTCAATGTATCAAATTTCATTAAATAA
- a CDS encoding sigma-70 family RNA polymerase sigma factor, whose amino-acid sequence MLFNKRNSSEIGKYLNEICNYDILTDEQSMEHIIKYKEKGDIDSRELLICSNLRLVVSVAKSFPCYGNCDLMEMIQEGTIGLMKGLEDYDYTKGNKLSTYITWWIRQRISKYLSINRSDVRVATTMQKKITEVKNCYYENMGEKGTNLTTMEVAERLGYKESIVIDALVTDRITNTISIEDDVQNEKTLLDRQQSTLAILANKNAPNPSEVMATEEEKFEFDELMFVTLNPREESVLRYRFGFDDGIELTLEDTARILGVTRERVQQIEKKAIEKMKQRLSSKKINSFQEYYSSL is encoded by the coding sequence GTGTTATTTAATAAAAGAAATTCAAGTGAAATAGGAAAATATCTAAATGAAATATGTAACTACGATATATTAACGGATGAACAGAGTATGGAGCATATTATTAAATATAAAGAGAAAGGCGATATAGATTCGAGGGAGTTATTAATTTGTTCTAACTTAAGATTGGTTGTATCTGTAGCTAAATCATTCCCTTGTTATGGAAATTGCGATTTAATGGAAATGATTCAGGAAGGTACTATTGGATTAATGAAGGGATTAGAAGATTATGATTATACTAAAGGTAATAAATTAAGTACATATATTACATGGTGGATCAGGCAGAGAATTTCAAAATATCTCTCAATTAATAGAAGTGATGTTCGTGTAGCTACTACAATGCAAAAAAAAATAACAGAAGTTAAAAATTGCTATTATGAAAATATGGGTGAAAAAGGAACAAACTTAACTACAATGGAAGTTGCTGAAAGGCTAGGTTATAAAGAGTCTATTGTGATTGACGCCTTAGTTACGGATAGGATTACTAATACAATATCTATAGAAGATGACGTACAAAATGAAAAAACACTTTTAGATAGGCAACAATCTACATTAGCAATTTTAGCTAATAAAAATGCACCTAATCCTAGTGAGGTTATGGCTACCGAAGAAGAAAAATTTGAATTTGATGAATTGATGTTTGTAACTTTAAACCCTAGAGAAGAAAGTGTACTTAGATATCGTTTTGGATTTGATGATGGAATAGAATTAACACTAGAAGATACTGCGCGTATACTTGGGGTTACTAGAGAGAGAGTTCAACAAATTGAAAAAAAAGCAATCGAGAAGATGAAGCAAAGATTGTCATCAAAAAAAATAAATAGTTTTCAAGAGTATTATTCCTCTTTATAA
- a CDS encoding DUF4258 domain-containing protein, whose amino-acid sequence MIHLKIFWEDEIREMRNALRTNTGFIVSEHFFKDRMLQRDISLMEVAEIILYGDIVEGFDVAKYPGYCNSDPVRSIIGKTSSGRILTVGVAIKSKQSFCVVTGYEGITPRLQNVAYDKGLLEENIVC is encoded by the coding sequence GTGATTCACTTAAAAATTTTTTGGGAAGATGAAATAAGAGAAATGAGAAATGCACTTAGAACAAATACCGGTTTTATAGTCTCAGAACATTTTTTTAAAGATAGAATGCTGCAAAGAGATATATCTTTAATGGAAGTAGCCGAAATTATATTATATGGAGACATAGTAGAAGGATTTGATGTAGCGAAGTATCCAGGTTATTGTAATTCAGATCCTGTTCGTTCAATCATTGGTAAAACATCCTCAGGGAGAATTTTAACAGTAGGTGTTGCAATAAAGTCTAAGCAATCATTTTGTGTAGTAACAGGGTACGAAGGTATAACACCAAGACTACAAAACGTTGCCTATGATAAAGGATTACTTGAGGAGAACATTGTATGTTAA
- a CDS encoding thermonuclease family protein, whose product MDKSLIRCFGISILVLTISGCSNTSQVGQNGLITGVNESDIEKQTSALTGLSGDQTNKPKKREMTKPETEFFPEMPKNTLKSKQFNKVLSANKIKFKDGSSIELIGIQTEKNSTRREFVEFQPENCQKTLEAILLDEKNVFVEIISGDEEGEMYGYLWIGNSKELRNVNALLLQEGLAKVVRISDVTKYDESFHVIEQEAYRSKLGIWKEIDKK is encoded by the coding sequence ATGGATAAAAGTTTAATACGCTGTTTCGGAATCTCTATTTTAGTACTAACTATTTCAGGTTGTTCTAATACATCTCAGGTTGGTCAGAATGGCTTAATAACAGGTGTGAATGAAAGTGATATCGAAAAGCAAACAAGCGCTCTTACAGGGCTTTCGGGTGACCAAACAAATAAACCCAAAAAGAGAGAAATGACAAAGCCTGAAACTGAATTTTTTCCAGAAATGCCGAAGAATACTTTAAAGAGTAAACAATTTAATAAGGTATTAAGTGCAAATAAAATTAAATTTAAAGATGGTTCTAGTATTGAGTTGATAGGAATACAAACCGAAAAGAATAGCACAAGGCGTGAATTTGTTGAGTTTCAACCAGAAAATTGCCAGAAAACATTGGAAGCAATTTTACTTGATGAAAAAAATGTATTTGTAGAAATTATATCAGGTGATGAAGAAGGCGAAATGTATGGATACTTATGGATCGGTAATAGTAAAGAATTACGAAATGTAAATGCATTATTACTTCAAGAAGGATTAGCTAAGGTTGTACGCATTAGCGATGTAACAAAATATGATGAATCCTTTCATGTAATTGAGCAAGAAGCATATCGTAGTAAACTGGGGATTTGGAAAGAGATAGATAAAAAGTAG
- a CDS encoding glutathionylspermidine synthase family protein — translation MYTEEQQTAYMKKWFNLVEKAGKKGFTWASLLENDEWCQYMATGIHKMDSTDYKKILNATIEVKDIFQRAYQYLIENREAFLKLKLPIELWEVARMEYGNLFSYFTRFDFIMNGNGIKVIEVNSDTPTGYLEPSVANEVLCNYHQVKHPNKLEEKLKIAWDRIIRDYKIQSDDVIHFTSYDWHDEDYNTVEFIRSFCSHSTEYVGIQDIIVSNDGLYTPDGTKINYLYRLYPLEYLLDDVDEYGKKIGIQFLDHIAQNRVKIINPPSAFLIQNKGVLAIIWELHEKQQWFTPEEHAIIEKYFLPTYFSKEIFEENNVDYVNKCIYGREGGGVCIISKGNEIAADKTPYYNEQQKIYQKYMEMPDLTIDTWDGGYTGKLLVGSHLIAGEAAGVFLRVGEKITGNLSMFIGITTEKE, via the coding sequence ATGTACACAGAGGAACAGCAAACAGCGTATATGAAAAAGTGGTTTAATTTAGTTGAGAAAGCTGGTAAAAAAGGATTTACATGGGCTAGCCTACTAGAAAATGACGAATGGTGTCAGTATATGGCAACAGGGATACATAAAATGGATAGCACAGATTATAAAAAAATATTAAATGCTACTATTGAGGTTAAAGATATTTTTCAAAGAGCTTATCAATATTTAATAGAAAATAGAGAGGCGTTTTTAAAGTTAAAATTACCTATAGAACTTTGGGAAGTAGCAAGAATGGAATACGGGAATTTATTTTCATATTTTACAAGATTTGATTTTATAATGAATGGCAATGGTATCAAAGTAATTGAGGTGAATTCTGATACACCAACAGGTTATCTAGAGCCTTCTGTAGCAAATGAAGTCTTATGTAATTACCACCAAGTTAAGCATCCAAATAAATTAGAGGAAAAGCTAAAAATTGCCTGGGATAGAATCATAAGAGATTACAAAATACAGTCAGATGATGTAATTCATTTTACCAGTTATGATTGGCATGACGAAGATTACAATACTGTAGAATTTATAAGAAGTTTTTGTTCACACTCAACTGAATATGTAGGAATCCAGGATATAATTGTAAGTAATGATGGGTTATATACACCAGATGGGACAAAAATCAATTATTTATATAGATTGTATCCACTAGAGTATCTGCTAGATGATGTAGATGAATATGGGAAGAAAATAGGGATTCAATTTTTAGATCATATTGCGCAAAATAGAGTTAAAATAATAAATCCACCTTCAGCATTCTTAATCCAAAACAAAGGGGTACTTGCAATAATTTGGGAGCTGCATGAAAAACAACAATGGTTTACACCTGAAGAGCATGCCATTATTGAGAAATACTTTTTACCAACGTATTTTTCTAAGGAAATATTTGAAGAAAATAATGTTGATTATGTGAATAAATGCATATACGGAAGAGAAGGAGGAGGCGTATGCATTATAAGTAAAGGTAATGAAATTGCTGCGGATAAAACTCCTTACTATAACGAACAACAAAAGATTTATCAGAAATACATGGAAATGCCGGACCTGACAATTGACACTTGGGATGGGGGTTACACAGGTAAATTATTAGTAGGTTCACATTTAATAGCGGGAGAAGCAGCAGGGGTATTTTTAAGAGTTGGGGAGAAGATTACTGGTAACCTCTCAATGTTTATAGGTATTACAACAGAAAAAGAATAA
- the holA gene encoding DNA polymerase III subunit delta, which produces MGLFVIYGLEQYTIDKELTKIINKDLESDNIDFSVNIYDCDETTVQVAIEDAEMFSLMMGPKKVVVKNALFLTGQKMKKDEHDMDILQKYIESPNEDTDLILVVPYEKLDQRKKIVKLLKEKAIIIEAAVLKSIEAKRWIKEESQNLNIELSSEAIEHLYMMVGSNLQMLSSELQKIAMYVGEKRKVGTEVIHLLVKKTLEQNVFIIIEKIGKKLYAEAHSFYKELIIQKVETIAIAAMISKQFSRMLEVKAHLHDGAEQKQLASLLGVQPYAAKVIANQARGFHETTIQQILHRMSQMDYEFKTGADKQLLFEMFLVDLKNL; this is translated from the coding sequence ATGGGTTTATTTGTAATTTATGGATTAGAGCAATATACAATTGATAAGGAATTAACAAAGATTATAAATAAAGACCTAGAAAGCGATAATATTGATTTTTCCGTTAATATTTATGATTGTGATGAAACTACAGTTCAAGTTGCTATAGAAGATGCAGAGATGTTTTCTTTAATGATGGGACCTAAAAAAGTAGTTGTTAAGAATGCTCTGTTTCTAACGGGACAGAAAATGAAAAAAGATGAACATGATATGGATATTTTACAAAAATATATTGAAAGTCCTAACGAGGATACAGATTTAATTTTAGTAGTACCGTATGAAAAATTAGATCAACGTAAGAAGATAGTAAAGTTATTAAAAGAAAAGGCAATAATTATTGAAGCTGCAGTTTTAAAAAGTATAGAAGCTAAGAGATGGATAAAAGAAGAGTCACAAAATCTAAATATAGAATTAAGTTCTGAAGCTATAGAACATCTATATATGATGGTTGGTTCTAATTTACAGATGTTATCCAGCGAATTACAAAAAATAGCTATGTATGTCGGTGAAAAGCGTAAGGTGGGTACAGAAGTAATACACCTCTTAGTAAAAAAGACTTTAGAACAGAACGTATTCATTATTATTGAAAAGATTGGAAAAAAACTTTATGCAGAAGCTCATTCATTTTATAAAGAGCTAATTATACAAAAAGTTGAAACGATAGCTATTGCAGCAATGATTTCTAAGCAATTTTCTAGAATGCTAGAGGTTAAAGCGCATTTACATGATGGTGCTGAGCAAAAACAATTAGCCTCATTATTGGGAGTACAACCATATGCCGCAAAAGTTATAGCGAATCAAGCCAGAGGATTTCATGAAACTACAATACAGCAAATACTTCATCGAATGTCACAAATGGACTATGAATTTAAAACAGGAGCAGATAAACAATTATTGTTTGAAATGTTCCTTGTTGACTTAAAGAATCTATAG